TCCAATAGGCTTGCTAGTCCAGTTTCCAAagtggagaaaatgaggtctgcagatgctggagatcagagctgaaaatgtgttgttggaaaagtgcagcaggtcaggcagcatccagggaacaggagtccTTATAATGTCAACAGAAAGACATGATGCCTTGAGGCACACTCAACTGTTGCACTAACAATTCCAgcgataaagttaaaaaaaaatcacacaacaccaggttatcgtccaacaggtttatttggaagcactagcttttggagcgctgcttctttatcaggtaGCAGCAGGACCATTAGACACAGGATGTATAGCAAAAGATGACAAGTGTCATTGCAACTGAAATGcaacattgaacaaacctagattgcagtTAATTCCAGAGATGGGCTTGCAGTCATAACAGCACATCATCGTCTTCTGTGTTTGTTCCTTTCCCGGTGCGACGGAACTCCTGAGAAAAGTTGGTCGGGGAGACAGAAGCGAGAAATGCAAGTTGCCCAGATGTGTCCTTCCAATGACAGGCGTCACTTTCTCACACCGCGGGCAGGGCACACTCACTCGGGGAGCGGGACCACAAAACCACTCCTTGGTATTTTTTTCTTTGCACGGCCAGAACACCCCCCTCTCCACTCCAAAGCGGGGAGGACCTCAGCGATTGCGTGAAACTGTAAAtgcaatgttgattttttttgtctctctcgggggggaagagagagggattCTAACCCAACAGTGCAacccttcctccccttccccagCCCCGAAATGTTGTCgcatccccccctcccccgcgATGCGACAAAGTTGTGACGCCGCAAACCTCGTATTTCGGACGCACCCAAAATGCGACGTTCCGTCGGAGTGCAAATGCAACTTTAAGTCGCCATCTTAAAGCTTCCTGGTTTTCCTGCAGGAACAGGTTATATATGTATTTTTTTAAGGCAGGGGATAAACAGCCAGAGCACGAGGGTTGTCCGTGCACCCGCTCCCCGGGAGTTACGCCGCTGCTGCGCCCCAATGGCACAAGAGGACGCGTTCCGCCGCCGCAAACTCAACTTCAACGAGGATGAGACCGAGATCCTGATCCGGGAGGTCACACTGCACCAGGATCAACTCTTTGGGAGAGGGGAGACCAAACTGCCCCCGGGCACCAAGAACAAGGTCTGGCTCTCCATCCTGGCCAAGGTCAACGCCGTCTCCAAGTGCACCAGGGACATCGGGGACATCAAGAAAAGATGGTACGACATGTGCCACCGCACCAAGGACAAGGTGATCAAGTTGGCGCAGGAGGCGTTGCGGAGCGAGAGGGCCGTCACCGGGACGCCCCCGCCTCGGcgacaggaggaggaggaggaggaagaagaggaggaggacaaGCCCACCTCAGTGTCCCTTGGTCACCACCCAGCTGGCCCGGGCACCAGCGGAGGCGAGGACGGTGCTGAGCCCAGTACCAGCGGCGCCAGCCAGGATGGCAGCACGGGCACAGCCAGCAGCCGACATGCCGCTCCCAGCCAGCAGACGAAGACACCGGTACTGCCCCTCCAGGTGGCTTGGCATGGCAGGCAGGTGCCACCAATGCTCAGCCACCAATCCGGAGTCCAGTGGCCGCCAGTCTTGCTGTTCACACTGGGCCAGAATGCTACACGGATCAGTACTCAGGACCGACCCCCCGACTATCAAGCGGGCAACAGCTTCGATGGTGAGTGGCCTCTGTACTTCCAAGCTCATGGACACTTCCATTGAATCTCCACCAATTATCAGTATCAACTGAAAAATCTCTGTCTGTTGGTGGCCCAGTTCTTTACAGAACAATGCAGTGAGAAATCATCACTGTGTCATCAGAGGTAGACAAAGGACAGTCCAAATCTTGCAAATGTGTGTTTTATTCCCAGTGCACACAAAGGTTTCCCAGTTTTCCCAGCTCTGTGTATTCCCACATCTTCTGCTTGAGTGCTTGCAGGGTAGGTTCCCTCACCTCTTTAAATTCTGTACACCAAGCACAATTTTCTCATAACAGATGCTTTCTGTACAACTCATCACCTTGGCCTTAGCCTTCACTTCTCAACTGGTGTCTGAACAGTATGCTAGTGGTCCCAGCTTTGCAGATCCAGTTCAAATGGAAATTTCTGGGGAATTACATGTACAAACCTATTGTGCTTTACGTCAAAGTATGTAACTTGCTGCACTATTAATGTAAGTGTTgcttttaaaaactaatttttGTATCCTTCAGTCCTCCCAGCTTGTTTCCCCTTAACCCCACAGCAAGTTAATACAAAATCTAAgctaaaaatgtgctgctggaaaagcgcagcaggtcaggcagcatccagggaacaggagaatcgacgtttcgggcataagcccttcttcaggaaacgtcgattctcctgttccctggatgctgcctgacctgctgcgcttttccagcaacacattttcagctctgatctccagcatctgcagacctcactttctcctcaatacaaAATCTAACcacattttcatttcatattcTTCCCTTTAGATAATCCTGAGTTTCTAAGTGTAGTTTCACCAACAATGCATTTTCATTTTCCCCTTTCTACTCATAGTAGCACTGCAATGCCCCCAATATGCTGGTgtgaataacaaaagaaaattttaatGGAGACAGATGGATACTGAATACTATTATTATATTATTACATAGAACAATAGAGCgcagaaaggcccttcagcccttgatgttgcactgacctgtgaactaatctaagtccatccccctacattatcccatcatcatccatgtgcttatccaaggattgtttaaatctccctaaagtggctgagttaactacattggcaggcagggcattccttgCCCTTACAACTctcttgagtaaagaacctgcctctgacatctgccttaaatctatcacccctcaatttgtagctatgccccctcgtacaagctgacatcatcatcctaggaaaaagactaccctatctaatcctctgatcatctcgtatgtctctatcaaatcccttagCCTTCcactctccaatgagaacaggcccacatctctcagcctttcctcataagaccttccctccagaccaggcaacatcctggtaaatctcctctgcaccttttccaatgcttccacatccatcctgtaatggggcgaccagaactgtacacaatattccaagtccggccacactagtgttttgtataataGCAGCATTACATTACGGCTCcgcaactcaatccctctaccaataaaacctaacacaccgtatgccttcttaacagcactatcaacctgggtggcaactttcagggatctatcaactgccctaccctcatccacatgcttggtcaccttctcaaaaaattcagtgaggtttgtgagacatgacctgcccttgatgaaaccatgttggctatctgcaatcaaattgttgcttgctagatgattataaatcctatctcttataatcctttacaaaacttgtctataattacctggtcgtctctactgtccttcttgaacaagggcacaacatttgcagtcctctggttctaaacctgtagataatgacgactcaaagatgaaggccaaaagctccaacatctcctccctagcttcccagcgaatcctcagataaatcccatccagcccaggggacctgtctactttcactccttctagaattgataacacctcttccttactaacctcgatcctttctagtctaatatcccatatctcattcttctcttctacaatattctccttttcctgagtgaaaacagatgagaaatattcatttagcacctctctgatctccacagggttaTGATGTTATTTCCTGATTTTTGTTCAACAAATACAGATGTTGAGCGAGATGTTACTGCCAAAATAACAGTGAGGCTAATGGAGTTCTGTGATACTTACAAACCATGTACGGCATCTTCAGGTGAGCAGAAGATGCAAAGCCAAATGTCAATATCTGGAAGCTTGTGTTGAGTTGTGCCAACCATGGCTAAGTTCTGAAAAAAAAGTGGTCTTGTCCTCTTCCTCATCATGGCCAAGCAACAAATTGCCGAGTTTCTCGAGTAGATGTGAACTGAACTTGCCTTAGAAAATTCagtcaaatcactacaaatgtaaacagcattttaaaggcatgaaAAATTAATCTTTTCTTCACTCTCCTTTTTAAAGTCCTGAATTGACATTAATTTTAGCCACTGGGATAGCACTTGCTTATCATTCCTCAGGCTGTTCACATATCAGCCtttcattctgattggtcaaggagATGCACTCAAAGATGGTTCATTCAACTGGTTCTTGGGTTGGGTGAGGGTTAGCTTTATGGGGAAAGTTCTTACAGGCTGGATCTATAGCcataggagtttagaagaatgaaaggtgatcttattgatacAGGTGGGATCGTGAGAGGGCTTGACAAGATATAAGCTGAAAGGATGTGTCTCCTTGTTGCAGAAACTAGAACTAGAGACATTTTAAAACTAAGGAATCTGCCACCGAAGACAGAGGGTCACAAGTCATAGCTCTCTCCtcttcagagagtggtggaggtagagtcatacagcatgaaaacaggcccttcagcccaaacagtccatgctgaccaggtttcctaaactgaactcgtCTCATTTTCCTGTGATTGGCCTGAAtacctctgaaccattcctattcatatacccatccaggtatatgaataattgtaccagcctctaccacttcctctggcagctcattccatacatgcaccaccctctgtgtgcaaacgttgcccctcaggtctcttttaaatcttgcccttctcaccttaagcttatgcactctagttttggattcacctagcctgggaaaaagaccacggttattcaccttatctatggccctcatgattttataaacctctctaaaggtcatccctcagcctgctATGCTTCAGGGGAAACATTAATTGTTTGGAAGGCTGAGACAAATTTATGACTATCAAGGGAGTCAGTGGCTATCAGGGTGGAGTTATGGCcatgatcagatcagccgtgatacTATTTGAATGAGGAACAatgttgaggggctgaatggcctacttcggATCCCAGAACAGCTGTTCAGTCAGGTCCAAGATGCTTTTTTATTCCTTTGCTTACATTTTGGTCATTTTGTGATCGTTTTTAAACAAGCACAAGCAAGTTATAACTAATGATAAATGCCTTTAGATCTCCTGCTGCAGCAGAATCTGGGCCGAGGGAGGGTAATTCTTTACTAAACACTTGAATCCTGGGCTTGCGTTTTGGAGCAAGCTTATGAATTTCAAGCAGACGTGAACTGACAACCTCTGAAAAGCATCAGTATGCATGTTAGGTGAACAGTATCTTTTCATCTCCACAGAAACCACTGTGAAAGTGAAACAGGAAGATATTAGTCCAAATTTTGATGCGGATTATTCTTCACCAGACATTGCATCACCACCAAACCTTCAAGAACAAAGTTCATTCCGGCCTCAAGGGAAGAGGTTACATAAGCAAATTTCGGATGAAGAATTCTTCGGCATCCAGGAGCAACACAATGTATTACTCGGGGATGGCAATAAGGAGTTGCATGGCATCAGGCAGGAATTGAGAGAGCTACGTAGTGACCTTCAAGAATTGGCTGCAGGCATCCGGCAACCCTTGGACAGGCTGGCAGATTATATCCAGGCTCTCCTTCCATTGTTGCAGCACCCACCTCGTTCTCGCATGATGGAGATGACCGACTCGTTTACACAGCCAGATGAAGAAGAAACTATGGGATCTGGCTCTTCACTATCACAAAGCCGACGGACTGGGTGCAAAACCTGCAAACGGCCAAAACTGGGGATGTAACCAGTTTGTGTTAGGCCAGGGGATTTTTGCTTCTTTGATTTCCATCTTTGGTTGGGTCAAGTGTTGTACCCCTCTAGGTGACTGCACATCCTATCTAGTGACTTCCAAAAGTAAGTGTTCAACACTTGGTTCTGTTTACATTATAGTGGTATCACAAGGATTTTAGGAAAACATTATAATTAGAGTGTAAAGTGTTCATGCGGTCTGCACTTAaacaatgaaaagaaaagaaataacacAACATAGTGTAGATTTTGTGTTGTgggctgtgtctgcatgggctatTTTGATCTTGGGTGAATTGCAGATCTACATATCTGTGTGGTGCTGAGTAATTCAAAAAGTTCCATATTTACAACATATTCACTTTGGATGATCTTTCTTCCATAGTGTACTGGTGACAAATTTGCTAAATATGACTTGTAACAACACAGATTAAATTAAGTGCCAGTGATTCTGAACAACTTTTAACATAGTTTAAAGAGTATCGAAAACAGTATTGTCTTCATTATGGGAACAATAGCTATGTGATTGTCTTCTAAAATAGTTAACATCCTGGAGTTGGAGGCAGAAAGAagagaatgaataaatattaaaaattaaattatttgatCAATTTCAATACACAATCTTCAAACTAGTGGGGCCCATGGTAATGAGCATCACAGTAGACTAGTTTTTACGTAGTTTGTTAAAGAAATAACTTTAAAAGTTTACTGTCCATACACATTCGAACAAATTACATATAATTAGTCTGATTGTACTCAGCCACCAAAATTTTTAATGTCATTTTGAAATTACTTTGGCAAAATTTAATTATATTTATGATAAATTGGAACTATCGGCAACTGAGAAATAAGCATTCTGATCTAAATTTAGAAATGTTTTCAGCAGTTATTCCCGTGAGACAGTCATAGAGCCATTGAGCAGAAAGAGACCCTTTAGCCCAtcacgttgctgaacaaagagaccttgggggtgcaggttcacagttccttgcaagtggagtcacaagtagaggTGTAGTGAAAGTGATGTTtgaaatgcttgccttcattggtcagggtattgcATATAGGAATTGAGATGTCACGTTTCgactgtacagtacattggtgaagccactttcagaatactgcattcagttttggtctccctgctataggaaagatgttgttcaacttgcaagggttcagaaaagatttacaagaatatagctgggattggagggtttgaggtatcgGGAgagctgggctattttccctagagtgttggaggttgaggggtaactttttagaggatagggtgaatagccaaggtctttttccagggtaagggaggtcctagggagtgttgctgaacaaagagaccttggagtgcaggttcatagctccttgaaagtggagtcgcaggtagataggatagtgaagaaggcgtttggtatgctttcctttattggtcagagtattgagtacaggagttgggaggtcatgttgcggccgtacaggacattggttaggccactgttggaatattgcgtgcaattctggtctccttcctatcagaaagatgttgtgaaatttgaaagggttcagaaaagatttacaaggatgttgccggggtggaggatttgagctacagggagaggctgaacaggctggggctgttttccctggagcatcagaggctgaggggtgaccttatagaggtttataaaattatgaggggacatggataggataaatagacaaagtcttttccctggggtcagggagtctagaactagagggcataggtttagggtgagaggggaaagatatgatagagacctaaggggcaaccttttcacgcagagaatggtacgtgtatggaatgagctactagaagaagtggtagaggctgatacaattgcaacatttaggaggcatttggatgggtatatgaataagaagggtttggagggttatgggccaggtgctggcaggtgggactagattgggttgagatatctggttagcatggaccggttggaccgaagggtctgtttccgtgctgtaaatctctatgactctatgaataccaAGACTAGaggataggtttaagatgagagtggaaagatttaaaagggacctgagatgCAACACTTTTATACAGAAGGTGAAgcatgtagggaatgagctgccagacgaaatgATGCAAATGGGTACAATAAcaacctttaagaggcatttggacggttacatgaataggaaggatttaaatggatatggggcaaatggtggcaaatggtaCTAATCAGTTTACGATATCTGCTCGGTGCTGATGAGTTGGATCTatgggtttgtttccgtgctgtacatctctatgactcaatgtttgTACCAGGTCATTAAGCACCTATCTGTCCTAATCTCATTTTGCAGCACTTTGCCCAGAGTGTTGGATGCAATGGCGTTTTTCTAAATACCTCTCAAATGTTGTaatggtttctgcctctcccaccctttcaggcagatTCCAGACACTCACTAGCTTCTaggtgaaaaaaaattctccttaaaTCTCCCCTCTAAACTGCCCCTGGTAACTGACCTCTCCACTAAAAGGAAAAGATTATTCCTATTgaccctgtctatgcccttcatagtTTTGTACATTTGAATCAGGTTTCCCCTCAACATTCTCTTTTCCAAGGACAACAACTCACTAAGACGTACCACTGATCACATGCATTGGTATTCCTAGCTCAGACTGAGATGTCTCTTTTGGTCCAGGCTAATAATTATCTTTTGTTGAGCAATTAACCTCATGGAAACTTGTTTTTATAACTGTTTATGCAGTCGTGGCAGTGTTGGTCTGCTTTGTATTCCTTGATTTTTAGTACAAATGATCAGTACATACTTAATCATTTTTTAACATCAGAACATCCCAATTTTGCAACAGGTTCAGTGAATTCAGGAAAGTATTGGCAGAGGAGAGAAAGAAACGTGTTTCTTCAGTTCTAAACGATTTAATGAACTTAAATGAAAGCTCaacaaaggaaaggaaaaaaaaatattaaacatattggaataaatagagaaaacactggaaatacacagcaggtcgggcagatCTGGGAGACTGCAAGACACAATTCAGGACTGTGTTCTTTAGTCAAAGATGATGTAATGTTTGTAAATACATTGCAGGGGAAAGCATTTGAATTTTCAGTTGACACTTATTTAGGATTCAAGCATTTTGAAGGCCTAAGGAATCATACTTTATTTCCCAAATATTAATTAGTATTATTTCTTTTAGCATTTCAAAGCGAAAGTAAGAGTTTAGCTTCCAGATTTAACTCTGCTTTAGTTCAATTGCATTGTAACGCGTTTCATGTGAGATAGCCTTCCATTTGAGAGGCTTTAATTATTTTGTGATGGATATGGCAAAGACTAAATTTCTGATGTTATAATAAAACAGCTGAAAGTATCTTGAAGGAGaccttttatttttataaattgtgTCACTTTAATGTTGTGTTCTCTTTTAAAGTTTGTACCAGCCATCTACAGTTAGAATAATTGAGAACCAAGCTAAGGAATTGAATCAGTGATTCAAATTGTTGTGTTTTAACTCTGACCTCGCCTGCAATTACTGCCTTTGTGTATCATAACTGCAACAAGCATTCTAAAAATTACTTTAATTTGTACACAAAAATTAGGGTGGATTCAAAATGAAGAAAGTAAaaggctgctggaaatctgaaagaaacagaaaatgctggaaacactccaCAGGTCAGATGAAGAGATGTTTTGGTTGATGACATCTTGATGGTtaaattgttgtttaatgttccatTCTGCTTTCAGCTAGCCATCCCACCAACCCCCCTGCCCGTCTCTCTTTCCACCTTGAAGACCATCCTTAAAACCTACTACTTTGACCCAagtatttcaactccccctcccactctgccgaggacatggaggtcctgggcctccttcactgccgctccctcaccaccagacgcctggaggaagaacgcctcatcttccgcctcggaacacttcaaccccagggcatcaatgtggcttcaacagcttcctcatttccccatcccccacctcatcccagtttcaaacttccagctcagcactgtccccatgacttgtccagacttgtccgacctgcctagctccttttccacctatccactccaccctctcctccctgacctatcaccttcatctcctcccccactcacccattgtactctatgctactttctccccatccccaccctcctctagcttatctctccatgcttcaggctgactgcctttattcctgatgaagggcttttgcccgaaacgtcgatttcgctgctcgttggatgctgcctgaactgctgtgctcttccagcaccactgatccagaaccaagTATTTGATAGTCTGTCCTAATGGCTCCTTatgtggctcaatgtcaaattttgtttgataatgctcctgtaaAGTGCCTTGAGATGTTTTATCACATTGAACGTGTTGTATAAATGTGGagatgttctttttttaaaatattacttcATGTGATGTTGATGTCGATGGCTATGCCAACACTTATGGCTGAActgtaattgcccagaaggcagttaagagttaaccacattgctgcgggtctttattatttattcactggatttgggtatcactggcttggccaacaGAATCCCAGCCTACACATGAGATTGCAATGCACCATCTGAATGTCAAGTATGTGTCCTGATTCATTATTGGGAagtcagtcatagagatatggTGAATTGAACAGTGAGGTTTAAGCTGTAGTTGACTAGATGTGGCAATGAAAGATTCCTTCACTCACCAAGACCACTCACCATTGGACTATTTGTGGCACCGCATCCAGGTTTTAAGGTCTATCTGGCTAAAACTGGCACCCATAGTTATTTGCTCCAACTGCTTTATCAGCATTTGCTTTCAGGGCCTCTTGACACCTTGCAGATACAGGACAGCTCTCCTTTTCCCACTCTCTCCAACAAGTCCCCAGTGCAGTGTCCAGAAAACTCATTGTGTGAACTCTCAAATGTTACCCCAATATTCAACATCTCCAGGTCAGATTCATTTCCTGTATAACTGTTGGTATCTACTTCAGCCTCAGTGTACCCTCCCTTTGTAAGAAGCAGGAGAGCTTTAAATGATGGTTGCCTCTCATGAAACCAGCCCTCTGCTAATGCATCCAATCAGGCAATGGTGTGGTTAGCTTTGGCTGGATGCTCAGATCATTGAAACAAATGGGCCGCATAACGTTGACAAGTAGCTGTGAGCATATATTAATCCTGAATTGTGATCCTAGTATCCAAGTTTAGTATCAGCCTGGATCCAAACCAGTCAGTAAGACTGGAGCCACCTTGCTTTGGAGATCAGGTTTATTAACTATTCAGTCT
Above is a genomic segment from Chiloscyllium plagiosum isolate BGI_BamShark_2017 chromosome 21, ASM401019v2, whole genome shotgun sequence containing:
- the LOC122560835 gene encoding nuclear apoptosis-inducing factor 1-like; protein product: MAQEDAFRRRKLNFNEDETEILIREVTLHQDQLFGRGETKLPPGTKNKVWLSILAKVNAVSKCTRDIGDIKKRWYDMCHRTKDKVIKLAQEALRSERAVTGTPPPRRQEEEEEEEEEEDKPTSVSLGHHPAGPGTSGGEDGAEPSTSGASQDGSTGTASSRHAAPSQQTKTPVLPLQVAWHGRQVPPMLSHQSGVQWPPVLLFTLGQNATRISTQDRPPDYQAGNSFDETTVKVKQEDISPNFDADYSSPDIASPPNLQEQSSFRPQGKRLHKQISDEEFFGIQEQHNVLLGDGNKELHGIRQELRELRSDLQELAAGIRQPLDRLADYIQALLPLLQHPPRSRMMEMTDSFTQPDEEETMGSGSSLSQSRRTGCKTCKRPKLGM